From Mercenaria mercenaria strain notata chromosome 17, MADL_Memer_1, whole genome shotgun sequence, the proteins below share one genomic window:
- the LOC128550239 gene encoding thioredoxin-like protein 4A: MSYMLQHLHNGWQVDQAILSEEDRVVIIRFGHDWDPTCMVMDETLYKCAEKMKNFAVINLVDISEVPDFNKMYELYDPCTCMFFYRNKHIMIDLGTGNNNKINWAMEDVQEFIDIVETIYRGARKGRGLVISPKDYSTKYRY, encoded by the coding sequence ATGTCTTACATGCTGCAACATCTTCACAATGGATGGCAAGTAGACCAAGCAATTCTGTCTGAGGAAGACAGGGTCGTTATCATTCGATTCGGGCACGACTGGGACCCGACATGCATGGTAATGGACGAGACACTATACAAGTGTGCCGAGAAGATGAAAAACTTTGCCGTCATCAACCTGGTAGATATCTCAGAAGTTCCGGATTTCAACAAGATGTACGAGTTATACGATCCGTGTACCTGCATGTTCTTCTATAGAAACAAACATATAATGATTGATTTGGGAACGGGTAATAACAACAAAATCAACTGGGCTATGGAGGATGTACAAGAGTTCATTGACATAGTGGAAACAATTTACAGAGGTGCAAGAAAAGGCAGAGGTCTTGTGATCTCGCCAAAAGACTATTCAACAAAATACAGATACTGA